The DNA sequence CCAAGCCAAAGACTTGCATGCTAGGAACATTAGAGCACACACAATGAGAGGCGTCGTACCATTCCTCTGCAGCCTTAACTTGGATTTATTCGGACCCCAATAACTTGGATTTCAAATTAACCATCGGCTAATCTGTAACACCAAATTAAATGAGACTTGTACCTATGTGGGCTTCTCATCAATTCTCAAATACTCTTTGCTGTTGGGCAGTCCCTAAATAATGAGTAAAAAAAGAGGAGGAGATTTGAGTAGTGACTAGCAAAGTAGCAATGACAGCTCACCCAAGTCACTCACTAAATTCAGGAGAGAGGATACTCAACGGATCCTTTTGTGAGGATTCTCaatggatcctctttgtgaagatcCTGAAAATCCTTTAATTATATctatttatcgtacattgtgtgatcaatttttatcagatactgtttatattcaattttaaattaaaaaatttacaataatttttaaccGCACAATTTATGATGAATAGATATAATTGAAAAATCTCAGGATTCTCATAAAAAGGATCCGGCGAAGATCCTTCTTGGTAAATACAGTAACAAAATCTCTGTTGGATCACATGAACGAGctaaaaacccaaattttcGAGATTACATAATCAATGAAGAACATACATTGATGAGTTTAACGGCTAAACATGCGTCGAAGAATTAGTACAAAATTCTCGCACATATTAACTTCTTGGGATTAAGTTGGCTTGCAATGGATTCTTCATCACGATAGTAAACTCCTGCTTCTCAGACAGGTCCACGTCATCTCCGTCCACAGCTCTCCACTCGAATTTCCACACCAAATTCGCCACAAAGTACTCCAGGTGAAGCACCGCCAATCCCGACCCAGGACACGACCTCCTCCCTGCCCCAAACGGCATCATCTTAATCTCCTTGCTCCCTGTCAAATCGaacccttcttcttctccgcCGCTGCCCAAGAACCTCTCCGGCTTGAACGCCATGGGGTCCTCCCACACTTGCGGGTCCCAGCCAATATCCGCCACCATGAAATTAACAGTCCCCTTCTTGGGCACCACGTGTCCCCCCAAAACCACGTCATGGGTCACCGCGTGCGGCAGCACAAAGTGCCCCGGCGGGTGGCGCCTCAGCCCCTCCAAGATCACAGCTTTCAGATACGGCAGCTTATGCAGGACCTCCTCTCGCACTTCTTCTTCCGTTTCTCCCATAACCCCTTTAATCTCCGCAAACAGCTTATCCTGAACTTGTGGGTACTTGACTACGTTGGCCATGATCCACTGCAGTGCGGTGGAAGTCGTGTCGGTTCCGGCGTTCAGAAACTCTGAGCAGAGGCTGACCATTTCTCCCTCCGAAAGCTTCCGCTTTTCGTTGCCGTCGGGAAGGTCTAGGTCCAGCAGCGTATCAGTATACGACAACACAAATTCATCGTCTTTGTTGTCGTTTTTGCTGCCCTGTTTTGCCCTGTTTTGTCGCGCTCGAATCAGAGGGACAAGCACTTCTCGTTGTTCCTCGAGGATTTTGAAGAATTCCCGCCACCGATTTTTTAAGAGAATCTTGGTCAATTTCGGCTTGAAATTGAGGATATTGAACCGCCAGAAACTCAAAAGTTGTTGGCGCTGAACGCGCTCGATTTCTTTGATTTGCTCTTCATTCAATTTGTCGCCGAAGCACATCAGAACCAGGAGGCAGAACATGGCGTATTGGAAGTGGTCGACCACCCTGACACCGCCGCCACCGCCGCATTCGGACTGGGATTGAGACTCGGTTTTGAGGCGGTTGACGAGGATGTCCAGAACCCATTTGCGGGCGTTGCCATAGGATTTGACGCGGGAAGGGTGGAGGATTTCCGAGGTGAGGTTGCGGCGGAGGAGGCGCCAAGTGGGGCCGTATCCGGCGGAGCTGATGTTGTGCTGTTTGCTGCTGACGTACTCGTTGGTGGCCAAGGCCTGGGGGCGGTCGGCGAACACGGCGCCGTTCTGGATTAAGGCTTGGTGAGCGAGGGAGCGGTCGCCGATGAAGACGGAGGAGCGGGAGCCGAAGCGGAGGGAGATGATGGGCCCGTGTTTGGCCTGTAGTTTGCGGATGATAGGCTCGAGCTCCGAGAAGGATTTCAGGAGGAATAACAAAGTTCCGATGATGGGGATGTAGCGGGGCCCGGGAGGGGGCTTGGGTTTGGAGATGGAAGTGGGTAGGAATAGAGAAAGAAGGGCTTTGAGGAGGAAGGAGACGCAGAGGGCGACCAGGATAAGGAACCAGGTTTCCATGGTGATGAATCGGCAGCAATCAGACGAAGGGCAAATGCGTTTGCTTAATAaattgttagatcaaattttaaatgtttagattttagaaattgttattaacacttcaaaaatctcattctaaacGTTTTATagtgagaaagaaaaatacatttacgAGAAGTATAAAATGAAATCTTTAAAATACCTTACTTTGATTTTAAACTCAATTTTAATACTTCTCCAAATTTTAAACTCAATTAGCTCAGGTAAAAGGGATCAGGAGTCCCTTTCCGACCATGTGGAGCAAGAAAAATATCTTACTTTGATTTTTCAGAAATTTTGGAGTGATGTATTTGCTGACGAACGTTGACATTGACGTCGAAATGTAATCATGGGTCGGGGCCATCACATATTGTTTCGTTAAAAAGTAATGTtatagagattaaatttgtcaaataaaattttgaaaacaaagatttagaaattgttaattagtgtattacttaaacgttgataaacgtatttatttatattgatgatacatcatttagtttacaaattttgttttccaATTTAATCTCCATAACATTATCCTCTGTTAAGAAGCTAAAATGCATGGCATTGTGTAATTTACTTGCCAGGTTTGCGGCATTATCCAAATTCAACTGCATATTGTCACGTGAAAAAGTTGAAATGTCTAACTGTGATTCGCTTGTGATGTTTTGTTTTCGTAGGTACATGTCCTTTAAGGGATggatcatcatttttttttcaaaaaataaggaTTAGTCGTGGGATTCACtctacatcgaacttcaacgataCGTGCCGTTTATTTTGTATGTCTTGATTCAtacatcatccttgcaaaattcaatttaatctgAAACCACTTACCTATTTAATTAttacattgaaatttcatcgtttCTTATTGACAAAAGTGTTTGTCAGtttatttgaactcaattagatgtcaaaatattttcgatttggctaatattttgcaatgatgatctaagaggtgcaacttgaaaaataaacagttcCGATTGTTAAAGTTTGATATAGTGTAGGCTTtacaactaatccccatttaaaaaataaaaaaaaaattcctttccCTTAAAAACCTCATCCGCATTACTGTCCTGGTGCTGTTTGAATTTCACAGGCGTGTGACTTGGTATAAGAGGACAACAAGACAATTGGGTGTCTAACCCATCAAACATGCTTTGTTTCCTTGTTCCTGAAAAAAATTTCCATCACGCAAGAACAGAACGACAATTTTAACAGAAAATAAACTTCACATTTAAATTAAACTTTACCATGTTCCCTAAAATCATTGGAAATTAACACCGCATCAAATGATAGTTCACCTAAAGGCGTTAGATATTATGTCTCTCTACTTAAAGCAAATAAAATTGTGAGTAGAGATACTCCCGAATCTTGTAATAATCCTCACATAAGAGGCCTTTGATCACAATTTGTTGGGTGCCGAAACCACCACCCTACAAAAGATCAAATTATAAATACGCTGGTCAGACTTTCCATCTACAAAAATGGAACTGTTGCACCAAAAAATTGGGTGCTAATACTATTAGCATATCTGTATCTAACCAGCCTTATGGCTTACATCCCCAATTTTGCATAATGTCACATATTCAATGCATCTCAGCACCCCACCAGCAAATTCAACTTGTCAAAGAAATCAAATCGAGATCGTTGTAGCTTAACCCTATCTCTGGGGCTCAAAACATGAAGTTGAAAACTTGAGATTACTTTAGATGACGAATTTTGGGGACAAAGCATAGTCTAACAAATTAAGCAATGAAAGGAAATGGTACATGGACACCTTTGTCGGAAAGAAGTTGTCTTCAAAGAGTTGTTTATTCTTCTACTTCGATACATTCGaaggtaaaaacaaaaacactactCCACCGAATTTGTTCAGACCACAGTAACTTGGATTTCGAATTGGTCATCAGCCAAGTTGTGACGCCTAGATTAAAGGAGGGTTGTACCTATGTAGTCATTCCCATCGATTCTCAAATGCTCCTTGCTCCTGGGCAATCTCTAAATACAGAAGATGTCTTCCAAGATTTGAAAGTTATAAGCTAAAAAGTAGCTGAACACCCTCGTCGGAAAGAAATTGCTTGAAATTAGCCATTTTTAAGTCACCAACAAGGACAGATTCATGCGGTGGAGGCGGGGTTGAGAGGGGTTGTAAAGATAGCATTTCATTTTCTGTCTTTCCTGCCTCAGAATCAACCCAAGCTATTTCGTAATCTCTGAGCTGTGCTTGTAATTACATCAAGATGGTGAGGAGGATATAATTACGATATAGACAACGTAAAGTGAATCTTGATGCTCTCATGCTTACCTTTTTAAAGAGAACGTTACCTTtttaaagataattaaactaaTTCCTAACATGAACATGCGTCGAAGAATTATGCCAAAATTCTCACACGCATTAAATTCTTGGGATTATGTGGCCTTGCAATGGATTCTTCATCACCACAGTAAACTCCATCTTCTCTGATAGGTCAACGTCATCTCCCTCCACAGCCCTCCACTGAAACTTCCAAACCTAATTCGCCACAAAGTACTCCAGGTGAAGCACCGCCAACCCCGACCCAGGACAGGACCTCCTCCCCACCCCAAACGGCATCATCTTAATCTCCCTGCTTCCCGTCAAATCGAACCCTTCTTCTCCGCCGCTGCTGCCCAAGAACATCTCCGGCTTGAATGCCATGGGGTCCTCCCACAGTTGCGCGTCCCACCCTATATCCGCCACCATGACATTGACGGTCCCGTTTTTGGGCACCAGGTGTCCGCCTAAAACCACGTCATGCGTCACCGAGTGCGGAAACAAAACGTGCCTCGGCGGGTGGCGCCTCAGCCCCTCCAAGATCACGGCTTTCAGATACGGCAGCTTGTGCAGGACCTCCTCTCGCACCTCCTCCTTCGTTTCTCCCATAACCCCTTTAATCTCTGAAAACAGCTTCTCCTGAACTTGCGGGTACTTTACTACGTTAGCCATGACCCACTGCAGCACGGTGGAAGTAGTGTCGGTGCCGGCGTTGAGAAACTCCGAGCAGAGGTTGACCATTTCGTCCTCCGAAAGCTTCCGCTTCTGTTTGCCGTCGGGAAGCTCGAGGTTCAGCAGCGTATCAGTATACGACAACACCAATTCATCGTCTTTGTCGTCGTTTTTGCTGCCCTGCTTTGCCTTGTTTTGTCGTGCTCGAATCAGAGGGACGAGTACTTTTCGTTGTTCCTCGAGGATTTTGAAGAATTCCCGCCACCGATTTTTTAGGAAAATCTTCGTCAATTTCGGCTTGAAATTGAGGATGTTGAACCGCCCGAAACTCAAATGTTGTTGGCGCTGCACCCGCTCGATTTCTTTGATTTGCTCTTCGTTCAATTTGTCGCCGAAGCACATTAGAACGAGGAGGCAGAACAGGGCATATTGGAAGTGGTCGACCACCCTAACACTACCGACGACGCCACCTTCGGAGTGGGATTGAGACTTGGTTTTAAGGCGGTTGACGAGGATGTCGAGAACCCATTTGCGGGCTTTGCCGTAGGATTTGACGCGGGAAGGGTGGAGGATTTCGGTGGTGAGGTTGCGGCGGAGGAGGCGCCACGTAGTGCCGTATCCGGCGGAGGCGATTGTGTGCTGGTTACTGGTAGTATTGGATGGTTGTTTATTTGAAGTAGGGTTGGAAGTAGGGTTCCTAAGAGTTGGAAGCATCATGGAGTATCATGGAAGAATAGAATAATGGAAAGCTAGCTAATGCATGGATTCAAACTTTCGGCTAAAACTTAAGTGATGTTTTAGTGCATCTTAGTTTAATATCTACTTTAGGCATAATGCAAGCCTTGATGATGTTTAGTTAGGTAGAGTGGAGACCTCATCATCATTGTAAAGATTAATTAGTGGTTTAAGTTAGGTGGAGGTGTCATGGAGGGGTCTTAACTCTCCATTGTTTCCGTAGCTTTCCTCTTAGTTTTCTATAGGTTCCTCTATATAtgttttgttgttcttgtaactaaaaatgatgaatgaatgagaTACAATTCATTCCTTGAaaatcaatatggtatcagagcaggaaaaATAACCTGCTTCTGCTTCATCCGAACGTGATCAATCCTCAAGATGGCTGAAGACAATCCTCTTAGGTCAGATGCTGAAAGTTCACCGGTTCTTTCTTCCGGAAATATGTCTGAGGTGGATGTCAATCCAAATCAAAGGTTAAGCTCAGtcttgttaaatgagtttaattacTTACCTTGGTCGAGAGCAGTGAGCCTTGCTCTAGGTGGAAGGTCCAAGCTAGGGTTCATAATGGAAGCATCGAAGTTCCTGATGCTTCCTCACCAACATATGAAAACTGGCTTTGCAAGGATCAGCTAGTTATGTCATGGCTCCTAAATTCCATGGAGCGTAAACTAGCTGAAATATTCAGTTATTCTGAATCATCATTCGAGCTATGGGAGACAGTCAAGGAGATGTATGGCAGTTAAAACAATGCTGCACGTGTGTTTCAACTAAAGAAGGACATTTCCAACCTGCAACAAGAAGGAAAGTCATTTGTTCAACTTCTTGGCAGCATGAAgagcatgtggaatgagttggaAATGTATCGGCTTCATACAACTGAAGCGTCCGTGCTACTGAAAAGggcagaagaagacaagatattcCAACTCTTGTCAAGCCTCGATTCAGGATACGAAGACCTACGAAGCCACATACTCATGAACCCCGAACTACCTTCCTTCACCAGTGTATGTGCAACAATCCAACGTGAAGAAGtacgaaggaaagtcatgaacaTTGGCACAAAGACCAATGTAACTGAAGCAAGGTCTTACCTAACCAacgaaagaaaatacaaagtgaaGAATCCACACTTGAAGTGCCAACATTGCAACTATACTGGCCATGTTAAGGAGACATGCTGGATTTTACATCCAGAATTAAAGCCAGAGTTTATGAAGGATAACAAGCGCTCACAAAGACTGAACCGTGCACCACATAGAGCCAACAATGCATCTACCTCAACCTCACATGGGTCTGACGCACTCAAGAGCTTCACAGCAAATCCGGCTGCACTCATAAATGAGTTTGCAGCATATCttcaaagcaagaaagaagaGGTTAAGAGTGATCAAACGGTCGTTTTTGAAGATGGAAACTCAACAGCTTTGCTAGGCAAGTTCGCTGGTTTTCTGACATACACACAACACATGTCCCGAGATGACATGCAAGGTATCATGACTGCTTTCAAAActgctcttaatgtaaatatgatgcatgatttttggattgttgattcgggtgccacagatcatatgaccaatcatgtttctaagtttcaaaagtttgaaaaattttcGCAACCTTCTCAAGTCTCAACTGCCAATGGTGAGAGTTCCAAGGTTTTAGGCAAGGGAAATATCCACTTAATGTCGGACAAAATTGAGTCAGTAGCCTTATATGTTCCTTCTtttccatttcaacttctaTCTGTGGGAAAAATCACCAATACCTTGAATTGTTTAGCCTTCTTCTCTCCTcacaatgtcatttttcaggattgtctcaccaagaagacgattggtgaagggtttTATCTAGATGGTCTCTATTACATATCAAAGAGCAGTCCCAGGGGATTTCAAGCCAAGTCCAATCCATCCCAAGATAGTCAATTGTGGCATCAACGTCTAGCTCATCCTTCTCAACCTGTTTTGTCATCTTTGTTTCCAAATTTAGGGAATGATTTAATTTCGTGTGAAACCTGTCATTTGTCTAAGGACACTAGATTGCCTTTTAACCCATCCTTATCTAGGACTAGTAAAGTTTTCGAACTAGTTCACtcagatgtatggggaccaacgtttgaatcttttgatggttataagtattatgtgatctttgttgatgatttctctAGAGCCACTTGGTTGTACCTTTTAAAGTCTAAGAGTGAAGTGATGGAAGTATTTAAGGATTTTCACAACCTTGTTAAGAaccatttttcttctcaaattcaaactttaagATCTGACAATGGCACCGAATACACGTCCCATCTCATGTCACAATATTTGAGCAATCATGGTATCATGCATTAAACAAGCTGTGTTggcacacctcaacaaaatggtgtagccgAAAGGAAAAATTCTGACATACTGGAAAAAACAAGAGCATTAATGTTACACATGAATGTACCAAAGAGATTTTGGTCTCAAGGAGCCATGGCGGCTGTGTACATCATCAATAGACTTCCTAGCTGAGTCTTGGGGTTTAAATCTCCCCTTGAAGtcatgaaaggaagaaaaatcgaCCTCTCACATCTTAGAACCTTTGGTTGTGTCTGTTTTGTTCATGTTCAGTCACACCATCGAGATAAATTGGACCCTAGAGCTCTCAAAtgcatttttcttggttattcatCAACACAAAAAGGATATAAGTGCTATGATCCCCAACTGAGAAAAATCATTGTATCCAAAGATGTTCGATTCCATGAAGCTAACCCTTTTTTCAGCAAGTCACTTGAAGCCACAGGTCAGGGGGAGTGTATCTTTGATCTGCTTCCTCTACCAAGAATCAGCACTCCAGATGTTTTAAACGAAACAGGTTCTAACCATGACAACAATGATGAATCTCCTACACCACTCACTGAAGTCAACAATGAAGACACTCATCCTGATGGTTCTGTGGATGATGATAACAGCGGCAACCAAGAAAATCTTCAAAGTATGGCTGATAATTTGAACGAGGATGAGACAACTCTCCCAGTACCTCGACACAACCCTCGGCGTGatagacaacctcccacaagacTTCAAGATTTTGTCACATATAAACCGAGGTATCCAATCTCCAATTGCGTGTCGTATCAAAAGGTGACTCCATCTCATGCTGCTTTTCTTAATACCATTTCAAGTCATAGTGAGCCTCAAAACTTTCATGAGGCTAATAACCAAGTTGTGTGGAAAGAAGCAATGCGAGATGAACTCAAAGCACTGGACCAACATAACACCTGGAACATCACCAaacttccaaaaggaaaaagggcaGTGGGCTGCAAATGGATCTATAAGATCAAGTTTAATTCTGATGGTTCAATTGAAAGACATAAAGCCAGGCTGGTGGCTCGAggattcactcaaacatttgaggTAGATTACAAAGAAACATTTGCTCCTGTTGCAAAAATGAACTCAGTTAGGGTCCTATTGTCTGTTGCCGTCAATAAGGGTTGGTCCATGTACCAAATGGACGTAAAGAACGCCTTTCTAcatggtgatcttgaagaagaggtCTATATGAGATTGCCACCAGGACACCCTCAAAGCCAGGAGCCTGATTTGGTGTGTAAGTTGCATAAGTCGATttatggattgaagcaatcgCCTCGTGCTTGGTATGCAAAACTAAGTTCAGTTCTTCATAGTGTTGGTTTCAAAAGGAGTAATgcagattcatcattatttgttCGCACGGGAGCTGCGAGCAAATTAGTTGTGTTGATATACGTGGATGACTTAATAATTACAGGTGATAATGCTGCAGAGATCTCCACACTTAAAAAGTCACTTCAACAAAGATTTGCGATTAAAGATCTTGGGgtgttgaagtattttcttggaatcGAAATGGCATCTTCTCACAAGGGACTATTTCTTAATCAACGAAAATACGTCATGGACCTACTCAAGGATGCTAATATGAGCGATGCTAAGCCTGCACTTACTCCTCTCGATAGCAAGCTCAAACTTGACTTGGGAGGCACACCACTCTCGGATATCAGCTCCTATCAGAGGCTTGTCGGTAAGCTGATTTACCTAACGATCACCAGACCTGACATCTCATATTCAGTGAGTATAGCCAGTCAATTCATGCATTCCCCCACCATTGAGCATTTGAACCTTGTAAAAAGGATCTTACGTTACTTAAAAGGGTCCGTTGGTCGTGGCATCCTCATGACGAAGAATGACAACACTCAAATCATGGGGTACTgcgatgcagattgggcaggaaaTGCCATCGATCGCAAGTCCACCACTGGTTACTGTACCTTTGTCGGTGGAAATTTGGTCACATGGAAGAGCAAAAAACAAACTGTCATCGCAAGATCAAATGCCGAAGCTGAATATCGTGCAATGGCCTCAACCGCGTGTGAGCTGATATGGCTAAAAGGACTTCTATGTGACTTAGGTGTGTTCACGACTCAACCAATGACCTTATTTTGTGACAACCAGGCTGCTATGCACATAGCATCAAATCCAGTCTTTCACAAGAGAACGAAGCGCATTGAAGTCGACTGTCACTATGTTCGTGAACAAGTACAGTCGCAGGTGATTCAGACACATTATGTAAAAAGCTCCGATCAGCTGGCCGATATATTCACCAAACCTCTGGCCTCTCATCAGTTTCAAAGACTCCtctccaagcttggatccatcaaccttctggatccagcttgagggggagtattggatgGTTGTTTATTTGAAGTAGGGTTGGAAGTAGGGTTCCTAAGAGTTGGAAGCATCATGGAGTATCATGGAAGAATAGAATAATGGAAAGCTAGCTAATGCATGGATTCAAACTTTCGGCTAAAACTTAAGTGATGCTTTAGTGCATCTTAGTTTAATATCTACTTTAGGCATAATGCAAGCCTTGATGATGTTTAGTTAGGTAGAGTGGAGACCTCATCATCATTGTAAGGATTAATTAGTGGTTTAAGTTAGGTGGAGGTGTCATGGAGGGGCTTAACTCTCCATTGTTTCCGTAGCTTTCCTCTTAGTTTTCTATAGGTTCCTCTATATAtgttttgttgttcttgtaactaaaaatgatgaatgaatgagaCACAATTCATTCCTTGAAAATCAATAGGTAGTGTACTTGTTGGTGACCAAGGCCCCAGGTCGGTCGGCGAATACGGTGCCGTTCTGAATGAAGGCCTGGTGGGCGAGGGAGCGGTCGGCGATGAAGACGGCGGAGCGGGAGCCGATGGGGAAGGAGATGATGGGCCCGTATTGTGCCTGCAGTTCGCGGATGATGAGCTCGATCTCCAAGAAGGGTTTCAGGATCCACAAGAAGCCGCCGATGATGGGGATGGACTGGGGACCGGGAGGGAGCTTGGGTTTGGAGACAGAAGTGGGTAGGAATAGAGAAAGAAGGGGTTTGAGGAGGAAGGAGACGCAGAGGGCAATGAGGATAAGGAACCAGGTTTCCATGGTGAACTGTAAGCAATGagacaataaattattaattttccaCAACTATATAAAGAGATGAAGAAATCGTGGTGAGCAAGAAAAGAGATGAAAAATACTGACGAATTATTGATTTGCTGACGAACACTGGTACTGACTCGGAGATCATCAACTCATCACGGGTCAGGCGAAGCTGTTGGAAAATTATCCATTGCAAAATGATCATCTCTAAATCTCTTTCTTCTAATCCATAAAATA is a window from the Pyrus communis chromosome 16, drPyrComm1.1, whole genome shotgun sequence genome containing:
- the LOC137720546 gene encoding cytochrome P450 89A2-like, which translates into the protein METWFLILVALCVSFLLKALLSLFLPTSISKPKPPPGPRYIPIIGTLLFLLKSFSELEPIIRKLQAKHGPIISLRFGSRSSVFIGDRSLAHQALIQNGAVFADRPQALATNEYVSSKQHNISSAGYGPTWRLLRRNLTSEILHPSRVKSYGNARKWVLDILVNRLKTESQSQSECGGGGGVRVVDHFQYAMFCLLVLMCFGDKLNEEQIKEIERVQRQQLLSFWRFNILNFKPKLTKILLKNRWREFFKILEEQREVLVPLIRARQNRAKQGSKNDNKDDEFVLSYTDTLLDLDLPDGNEKRKLSEGEMVSLCSEFLNAGTDTTSTALQWIMANVVKYPQVQDKLFAEIKGVMGETEEEVREEVLHKLPYLKAVILEGLRRHPPGHFVLPHAVTHDVVLGGHVVPKKGTVNFMVADIGWDPQVWEDPMAFKPERFLGSGGEEEGFDLTGSKEIKMMPFGAGRRSCPGSGLAVLHLEYFVANLVWKFEWRAVDGDDVDLSEKQEFTIVMKNPLQANLIPRS
- the LOC137721513 gene encoding cytochrome P450 89A2-like, which produces METWFLILIALCVSFLLKPLLSLFLPTSVSKPKLPPGPQSIPIIGGFLWILKPFLEIELIIRELQAQYGPIISFPIGSRSAVFIADRSLAHQAFIQNGTVFADRPGALVTNKYTTSNQHTIASAGYGTTWRLLRRNLTTEILHPSRVKSYGKARKWVLDILVNRLKTKSQSHSEGGVVGSVRVVDHFQYALFCLLVLMCFGDKLNEEQIKEIERVQRQQHLSFGRFNILNFKPKLTKIFLKNRWREFFKILEEQRKVLVPLIRARQNKAKQGSKNDDKDDELVLSYTDTLLNLELPDGKQKRKLSEDEMVNLCSEFLNAGTDTTSTVLQWVMANVVKYPQVQEKLFSEIKGVMGETKEEVREEVLHKLPYLKAVILEGLRRHPPRHVLFPHSVTHDVVLGGHLVPKNGTVNVMVADIGWDAQLWEDPMAFKPEMFLGSSGGEEGFDLTGSREIKMMPFGVGRRSCPGSGLAVLHLEYFVAN